Part of the Henckelia pumila isolate YLH828 chromosome 2, ASM3356847v2, whole genome shotgun sequence genome is shown below.
TATTTTGTTGGCATAAATTGTAGTTTAGTACGCAAAAACATGAGTAACCTAAGGCCTTAGTACGTGTTTGTTTGACCTGTGTTGGTTGAGTCATTTAAGAGTTTGCCACCAAATGTTGTAATTTACCCACTCTCGCCGACTGCCCGTGTTACGCAACCCCATTTAATTCTACCAAACAACAAATACACGCGCCATTTCAATCGGTGCaatattttaaatcatgcatatatatatatattacaaaagGGTTGTAAAAATTTTCGAAATCTCAATTTTTTTCGAATCACATTTCATTTTTGTCCTTAAAAAAACCCTACCCGACATTTTCTTGAAAGAGAGATCGAAAATAAAACCTTATCTCGACGGGATTTTCGACCCGTcccaaaataatattataatatattttattaataattttattaatatattgaactaaatattattgtatttccactcatataacaattaaatataaatttaattcacATAATTGTTCATTGTTGAAATGATGGAATAGAAGAATAACGACGAAATcatattttttgtgtatttttttaaaaataattaaatcaataattttattaatttatttttataattatctaattagaacaaataaTAGAATAAGAGATATAATTTGATAatctatttaaaaaaatttatctattAATTTATATCcaaacattttattaataattatttttttgaaagattttattaataattattcgaTGCATATTATGAATTAAGATGATATTATTTTAACAAAACCTTTAAACATTATTcggaatattttaatattatatgtttaaagttgaatttttatttttttatctagaaatataaatttataaacaatatttttttataaaataatcattttttttaacgaaatcttgaaaataaaaaaaaattcgagatTTCCTCCTTCCTATCCGACGGGATACCGAATATCCGGGTCCCCAAATGAGTTGGATACGTGatcaggaaaaaaaaattttccgatTCTTTTCAAGACGAGAATTGGGTAAGAGGGTTACGGAAGGAGTCCCGACCCTATTTTACCCCTAATATTAAGAGTATAGTTTCTATCTGGTGGTCACCTACTCTGTTCACATTTGAGAGCACCGTTGATGTTGCTTTCTGTATATCTAACAAGTGAACACTACTTTATCCTTGCTCACAAAAAATGCGAACAGTGAGTgctcattatatatataaaactctACACAAATAACTCTCTTATATTACGATTTTACAGATTTATATGCAGAAGATGAATCGACCTGATTCATATATGTGAAAAGTAGctattttgaaataattaaatagtACTTTTTCATAAGCCCATTGAGTAGGAGTTACATTAACATTTGATCAGATCCAATATTTGAGTAACAGTTTATTGGTGGGCACGTAGATGGGCACGATGGGTGAACAtcatatcaaaattatatatatatatatatatatatacaattttgctatcctgcccactcaccgtgcctacttaatgtgcccaccatgagatgacactcaactattggatgtgatgaattgtgcgtccaatagttgagtgtcacctcatggtggACACATTAGGTGGGCATGGTGGGTGGGCAGAatagcaaaactatatatatatatatatatatatatatatatatatataacaattttttatacgtaattcaaaaattattgtGTTAAATATACTAAAGTTTAAGTAATTTATGAAGTTAATGtttgatgttttattttattcaaataataataatattatgagaaagagttcgagatagatctaagagttggagttggagtaggttgaatttaatgtaataaatcatatttgttattgtgtttctaaccaaaaaaagaaaaaagaaaaaagtcaTTGCATTGTCTTGTTCAATGAAATTGTTCCCACAAAATTAAGGAAGTTGGCTGAGATTTGAGTGTGAAAATGGTGGACTTTAGTAAGCTAAGTAAAAATTTGTGGCGTGCTATATCTCACAATTGATCTAAATTAATTAGATCCGTCTTTATTTGAGTAGCAATAATCATTCTTTTTATTTCATATAAATATACTGATTTGTATCACAAATTGAATATATGATATATCGATACATAATGACCTGACGGTCATAtgattgatttgagttgttctATTGTTGTCTATTCTCAATTTTTTtagtataataattaatatttgattcTATAATTGGTATATATTTGTGCAATAAGAAAATGATCGTCGTCGTATAATAAGTATTTGCATTATCTTTATATTGTAGTATAACCGAATTAAAACGTGATACTTATTAGATTTAGATTATcatattttgataaagaaaaaTATATGGTCGAATACACACGTACGAAGTATATCTAattcattaatttatataaatttgaaataatatgTATCTATTTGAAAATTTCGATGTTAACATACGAGAAACTAACTCCAAatgtttgtattttatttatttatttttttttcacctCAAATGTTTATGTGAATATTTCAGATGCAAAAAAATATGAGTTCTTGGATGTACAATTTGAGCAATTCCCGAATGATAGCAATATCGACTCATCTCACAtacttataaattataatagctgaataataaattttgcattatctttatcTTGAAGTTTAATGAAACATGATATTTAGATTTAGATTTCGTATTTTCGATAAAGAAAAATATATGATCGAATACACATATACGGAGTATATCCAATTCATTAATTTATATAGATCCGAAATAATATAGTATATACAAAAATATACTACAAATTTAataattcaattaaaaaaatacatttgtttttgtttttttccttCTGTGAAATCCATTGACGTCCCATTTTTACATTCATCTAAATATAAACTACCTACTCGTCACTCACACACTTTGCATGTATTTAACtcacatattttttattttaaaaaaaactcacaTATATTTTTTGCTatgaaattcaaattttaaattttttataatacaCTTAACCTAAAGTACATGCAAAAGACAAAAATGTTTAACAAAATTAGTTATGATAATtgtaatgaaataaaaataaaatatataatttataaggAACATATACTTTTGCTATAAacattttatatttaatgatacacaaatttttattaaatgatCTCGCGGATCAATTTTATAAGACGTGTTCAATCCattctatgaattttttttttatgttataaatattatttctcATTATGAGTTAGATAATCTCGTAATACCAATATAGAAATATTAGAATTAAGAGTAAATATATTGTGAGAtgatttcacaaatatttatctATGAAACATGTCAATATTACTCATGCTCACaacaaaaagtaatatttttggcaaAACGATATAACACAAAAAGTGATGTGAAACAATCACACGagtcaattttatgagacaaattttttatttagatcacccaataaaaatataattttttatgttaaattattaattttttattgtaaatatgagcaCAAACCTACTGAAAAAGTAATATTTGTTTATGATTGGCCTAAATAGAAGCTTcatctcataaaattaaatcattacaCCGTTTAAGAGGTTTTTTTGTGATAGATATATATCTGCAAGACAAGATGATTCGATCCATATTTAAAACGGGAATAAAATAtagaatatttttgaaaaaacatggaaaaataaaaatgtaattTGAAAAGGCAGCGCAAATCTGGTCAATCCTCATTTGACTACGTTATTTTAGGTAAATACGGACAAACAGGGGCACTTCCGTCAATTCGCATCCATTCTCCCCTGCTGTCTATATATATCACCCCACCTTCGTTttcattctcaagaaaactgaACATAGATACACAAAAACCTACAGAAAGTATGACCGATCAGATTCACAAATACGTATAAATTCTCCAAATCCaactatatatacatattatatatttgtatatatcgATTTATATGCGCACAAAGAGGGTGTGTTGAAATCTGTGTGAATTGGGGAGGCATGGCGAATATGTGCGTGGAGGGAGGCGCTGCGGCGGTGAAGAGAAAGGAGAGGGGATTCTACGGCGAGGAAAAGGGTTGCCGGAAAAGGTTGAAGGGGTCGCCGGAGAAGGACTGCGGCGGCGATTTGTTCGATGAACTGCCGGATGATATCGTTCTTTGTATTCTCTGTAAACTCAGTTCCACCGCCGGCTGCCCCCTGGATTTCATCAATGTTTTGATAACGTATGCGTTCTACTCGCAGTTTCATGGGATTTTTTTTCTTacccttttttctttttttggtttttttttgaaAGTTTGAATGAATTGCGTGAATTGAAAGTTGggctgatttttttttctttcttatgtTCGTTAATTTGCAGATGCAAGAGATTGAACAGTTTAGGACTCCAGCCGGTGGTTTTATCGAAAGCTTCTGACAAAATGCTGGCGATCAAAGCTAAGAACTGGTCGGAATCCGGCAACAGATTCCTCTTACGGTGCGTGGATTCCGGGAGTGTGGAGGCGTGTTTCATTTTGGGCATGGTGAGTACTCCATtggtgtgtgtttgtgtgtgtgtgtgtgtttttttttttattgaaatgtGTTTGGGAaaaagatttgatttttttttgttgtttgttcGTTTGTTGCAGATTCTGTTCTATTGTTTCCAAAATCGAGGAGACGGGGTGGCATTGATCGCGAGGGCGGCGATTACGTCCCACGCGCCGGCGCTCTACTCCCTGGCCGTGATCCAGTTCAACGGCAGCGGCGGCTCGAAGAACCACAAGGACCTCCGCGCAGGGGTGGCACTCTGCTCGCGCGCCGCCTTCCTCGGCCATGTGGATGCGATGAGAGAGCTGGGCCACTGCTTCCAGGACGGCTACGGCGTGAGCCGGAACGTCATGGAGGGGCGGCGCTTCCTCCTGCAAGCCAACGCGCGGGAGCTAGCCTTGGTCATAACCGCCACTCCCGGCGCCGTGGTCCCCCGGGCGTGGCTGCGTTGGAGCCCTCACCGCCACCTGCAGGGCCCGTTGATGAGCGACTTCGGGTGTAACATCCCCGCGGCGGAAACTCACCCGGCCAACCAGTTTCTGTACAATTGGTTCACGAGCCGGGGCGGGGATCCCGGCCCGGGACTACGTTTGTGCTCCCACTCGGGCTGCGGCCGGCCGGAGACGAGGATGCACGAGTTCCGCCGGTGCTCCGTGTGCGGAACCGTGAACTACTGCTCTCGCGCTTGCCAGGCGCTCGATTGGAAATACCGGCACAAGGCGGAGTGCGGACCCCAAGGAGGGGCGGAGGCTAACGGTAACGGAGCAGCAGCACTTAACCGTTACGGAGATTTGAACGCGTTGATTAATTTGAACG
Proteins encoded:
- the LOC140883227 gene encoding F-box protein At1g67340-like; this translates as MANMCVEGGAAAVKRKERGFYGEEKGCRKRLKGSPEKDCGGDLFDELPDDIVLCILCKLSSTAGCPLDFINVLITCKRLNSLGLQPVVLSKASDKMLAIKAKNWSESGNRFLLRCVDSGSVEACFILGMILFYCFQNRGDGVALIARAAITSHAPALYSLAVIQFNGSGGSKNHKDLRAGVALCSRAAFLGHVDAMRELGHCFQDGYGVSRNVMEGRRFLLQANARELALVITATPGAVVPRAWLRWSPHRHLQGPLMSDFGCNIPAAETHPANQFLYNWFTSRGGDPGPGLRLCSHSGCGRPETRMHEFRRCSVCGTVNYCSRACQALDWKYRHKAECGPQGGAEANGNGAAALNRYGDLNALINLNEDGEAVV